The Anabrus simplex isolate iqAnaSimp1 chromosome 1, ASM4041472v1, whole genome shotgun sequence genome window below encodes:
- the LOC137498923 gene encoding uncharacterized protein, which translates to MTDRTGDETVNVTTPEGTASGGMGTERDMTDCLNESSYCVSVLRTTLCLRAAQTKSTARSARNYPSIKSERVFDIIIAKKPQPGAEANTTTGIDPGTLGAPDQHDIEGDTFQLQRELYEDATQARMSPSGQQYLLPAPQSIMMW; encoded by the exons atgaccgACCGTACgggagacgagacggtgaacgttacaacCCCAGAAGGAACAGCCAGCggtggaatgggaaccgagcgagatatgacag actgcttgaacgagtcgtcatactgcgtgtcggtactgagaacaacgctttgtcttcgagcagcacagacgaagagtacagctagatctgcgaggaa ttaccccagcatcaagtcagaacgagtgtttgacatcatcattgcaaagaagccacaaccaggagctgaagccaacacgacaacgggcatcgatccaggaacattgggagcacctgatcagcacgacatcgaaggggacaccttccaactacagagggagctgtacgaagacgccacacaagcaagaatgtctccaagtggtcaacagtatctgctgccagctccgcagtctatcatgatgtggtag